The following proteins come from a genomic window of Actinomycetota bacterium:
- a CDS encoding tyrosinase family protein — protein MGERKDHRRLTPEQRRAFVEALLQLKANGAYDRYVAERRRVFTAGGPARFGPAFLPWNREFLHQFELDLQAIDPDVTLPYWDWTVDRSGGSSLWDTDFLGGGGDGPDEVVTTGPFAFASGAWRLVETSSPMDPGPALRRRLGPTPPLPTPAQLDAVLGCTPFHRFAAVLDELLHSSVPAWVGRTMASATAPNDPAFWLHACNADRLWAVWQERHPDYSPYLQPGEGPIGQGLDDPFTVGYTTKRPGDLLNHRALGYRYGTDLPLGTVPLVVGAPPICTAIGTDGEQDHYQFVVAAAGTYVIEADGLADAALALYGPDDASALVVDRDGDAGRRVEVGLTAGSYLVRIRHGGPGANRGRYSVAVRGQPSPQPPPAIAV, from the coding sequence ATGGGCGAGAGGAAGGATCACAGGCGTCTGACGCCTGAGCAGCGTCGAGCGTTCGTCGAAGCGCTCCTACAGCTCAAGGCGAACGGGGCGTACGATCGGTACGTGGCCGAGCGCCGACGCGTGTTCACGGCTGGCGGACCGGCCCGCTTCGGACCGGCCTTCCTGCCCTGGAACCGGGAGTTCCTGCACCAGTTCGAGCTCGACCTGCAGGCCATCGATCCCGATGTGACCCTGCCCTACTGGGACTGGACCGTGGACCGATCCGGCGGGTCGTCGCTGTGGGACACCGACTTCCTGGGTGGCGGCGGCGACGGGCCCGACGAGGTGGTGACCACCGGCCCGTTCGCCTTCGCTTCCGGAGCCTGGCGGTTGGTCGAGACGTCCTCGCCCATGGATCCCGGTCCGGCACTGCGGCGCCGGCTCGGACCCACTCCGCCCCTCCCCACCCCGGCCCAGCTGGACGCCGTGCTGGGTTGCACTCCCTTCCACCGCTTCGCCGCGGTCCTCGACGAGCTCCTGCACAGCAGCGTGCCCGCCTGGGTCGGCCGCACAATGGCTTCCGCGACCGCCCCGAACGACCCAGCGTTCTGGTTGCACGCCTGCAACGCGGATCGGTTATGGGCGGTCTGGCAGGAGCGCCATCCCGACTACTCCCCGTACCTGCAGCCCGGTGAAGGCCCCATCGGGCAAGGCCTCGACGACCCGTTCACCGTCGGGTACACCACGAAGCGGCCTGGAGACCTGCTCAACCACCGGGCCCTGGGCTACCGCTACGGCACCGACCTCCCGCTCGGCACAGTACCCTTGGTGGTCGGTGCCCCGCCGATCTGCACAGCGATCGGGACGGATGGCGAGCAGGACCACTACCAGTTCGTCGTCGCCGCAGCGGGCACCTACGTCATAGAGGCCGATGGCCTGGCGGATGCCGCACTGGCGCTGTACGGGCCCGACGACGCCTCTGCGCTGGTCGTCGACCGCGACGGTGATGCCGGTCGGAGGGTGGAAGTCGGGCTCACGGCCGGGAGCTACCTGGTCCGGATCCGCCACGGCGGCCCCGGGGCGAACCGCGGCAGGTACAGCGTGGCCGTCCGTGGCCAGCCCTCACCGCAGCCGCCGCCCGCCATCGCAGTCAA
- a CDS encoding BldC family transcriptional regulator, translating into MPNDDRTPRRDRDDHDELLTPAEVARVFGVDPKTVTRWANQGKLQPIRTLGGHRRYRASEVRRLREEAG; encoded by the coding sequence GTGCCGAACGACGACAGAACGCCGCGCCGCGACCGCGACGACCACGACGAGTTGCTCACGCCCGCTGAGGTCGCCAGGGTGTTCGGTGTCGACCCCAAGACGGTCACGCGGTGGGCGAACCAGGGCAAGCTCCAACCGATCCGGACCCTCGGAGGCCACCGCCGCTACCGCGCTTCGGAGGTCCGCCGACTCCGCGAAGAAGCGGGCTGA
- a CDS encoding response regulator transcription factor, translated as MRTTLPDDHHSDAPPPATLVAVADDRPVVRAGVRAALTGAGHVVSEATLSQAAETVRTRSPHVLVVASGGEDPAAFQAVAAAKAARSDVPVLLLSDDFTPADLRDAVSAGADGFVMTSAPLVELRQAVAAVTRGEPAIPPQVTVHLVEVWRGDVPSSEPPSLTGRERDVLRLMSEGLTNQQIAERLVLSPRTVKTHVANMLAKLGVSDRTSAVARGFRLGLLR; from the coding sequence ATGCGAACGACGCTCCCCGACGATCACCACAGCGACGCACCGCCACCTGCAACGCTCGTCGCCGTCGCCGACGACCGACCGGTGGTACGTGCCGGGGTACGTGCCGCCTTGACCGGTGCCGGCCACGTCGTTTCGGAAGCGACCCTCTCGCAGGCGGCGGAGACAGTGCGTACCAGGTCACCGCACGTCCTGGTGGTGGCGTCTGGCGGCGAAGATCCCGCAGCGTTCCAGGCGGTGGCAGCTGCCAAGGCCGCCCGCAGCGACGTGCCGGTTCTGCTCCTCTCCGACGACTTCACGCCGGCCGATCTCCGCGACGCGGTCTCGGCCGGCGCGGACGGGTTCGTGATGACGTCGGCACCGCTGGTAGAGCTGCGCCAGGCGGTCGCCGCCGTGACCCGGGGCGAACCCGCGATACCGCCGCAGGTGACGGTCCACCTTGTGGAGGTGTGGCGCGGCGACGTACCGAGTTCTGAGCCACCGTCGCTCACCGGCCGCGAGCGCGACGTGCTCAGGCTGATGTCCGAGGGGCTGACCAACCAGCAGATCGCCGAACGACTGGTGCTGTCGCCGCGGACGGTCAAGACCCATGTGGCCAACATGCTGGCCAAGCTGGGCGTATCCGACCGCACCAGCGCCGTCGCCCGCGGGTTCCGACTGGGGCTCCTGCGCTGA